One Myxosarcina sp. GI1 genomic window carries:
- a CDS encoding DUF4330 domain-containing protein, which yields MKIIDSKGRLFSKVSILDLGAALIILLVIIGIFFFPGTPVTQSIVAQTKLKPVEVKVLVRGLSVADFDGLLENFETDKKSNIIIRNQPAGEVEVIDVSPLPRTTPVPQPDGTVKALPDPRPEIAMIQDMVLTLQGRAEITNNGVVLDNTKKVKIGTPIQLEGNMYDFNGTIISVNTEV from the coding sequence ATGAAAATCATAGATTCTAAAGGTAGATTGTTTAGTAAGGTAAGTATTCTCGATCTCGGTGCTGCTTTAATAATCTTACTAGTCATTATTGGTATTTTTTTCTTTCCTGGCACTCCCGTAACTCAGAGCATAGTCGCTCAAACCAAGTTAAAACCAGTAGAAGTTAAAGTTTTGGTAAGGGGATTGAGCGTAGCCGATTTCGATGGTCTATTAGAAAATTTTGAAACTGACAAAAAATCTAATATTATTATTCGCAATCAGCCTGCGGGAGAAGTGGAAGTTATTGACGTTTCCCCATTGCCAAGAACCACTCCAGTACCACAGCCAGATGGAACAGTAAAAGCTCTTCCCGATCCGCGTCCAGAAATTGCCATGATTCAAGATATGGTCTTAACTTTACAAGGTAGAGCCGAAATCACTAATAATGGTGTTGTTTTAGATAATACTAAAAAAGTGAAAATAGGTACGCCGATTCAGCTTGAAGGCAACATGTATGATTTTAACGGTACTATCATTTCTGTGAATACTGAAGTTTAG
- a CDS encoding ABC transporter ATP-binding protein, with product MASLRDIVGYFGKYRAIAIFSIAASGLFEIIDLIVPYAIGQILNVLSAQPVDKPVQFLIDRAALISNLDTKPLSLVVLLGIIFIVTVVRSPIQPWIGSWYHWLIALKARRDSFYNVVAKILTLPLGFYDENNPGRIAGRISRGIENHTWTYPEIAGQLLPKLARILGIFVMILFIDGPIAIAFLISFVAILLYSLKRLKILIEKEELLEKHQESTESRTSEIITNIKTVKAFASEARELQRQQRRFEREYKYVTYRIHKGYVVLATQLRTSIQSCVFVILLFTLIATVRGNISLGHFITTLTISSMAYAELEPITLLSETFARRSAAMKRFHDFMQLPVGTDAASLVSEDVSDNPYKFTGKLEFSHLSFGYEPQQPILKEIDLLIEPYQTVALVGRSGSGKSTLIKLLFRYFEPDCGRILIDGEDIRSLDTARYRRRLAIVHQDVDIFNGTLLSNLTYGNPTVSWQEVERTCQIARVSEFIDRLPQKYFTVVGERGVRLSGGQKQRLGIARALLVDPDILVFDEATSSLDYESERSIQLAMRSILGTRTTIIIAHRLSTVREADKIVVLDAGRIVEVGSHQELLNRGGIYHRLNSLQETGELQ from the coding sequence ATGGCATCTTTGCGGGATATAGTTGGTTACTTTGGCAAATATAGAGCGATCGCTATTTTTAGTATTGCCGCTTCTGGATTATTTGAAATTATCGATCTTATCGTTCCTTATGCGATCGGGCAAATTCTCAATGTTCTTTCTGCCCAACCTGTAGATAAACCAGTACAATTTTTAATCGATCGCGCTGCTCTTATTAGCAACTTAGACACCAAACCACTGTCTTTGGTTGTTTTACTCGGCATAATTTTTATCGTCACCGTAGTGAGATCGCCCATTCAGCCCTGGATCGGTTCTTGGTATCACTGGCTAATTGCTTTAAAAGCCAGACGAGACAGCTTTTATAACGTAGTTGCCAAAATTCTTACTCTACCACTAGGATTTTATGACGAAAACAACCCAGGACGCATTGCAGGTAGAATTTCCAGAGGTATAGAAAATCACACCTGGACGTATCCCGAAATTGCAGGTCAGTTATTACCCAAGTTAGCGCGGATTTTGGGTATTTTTGTGATGATTTTGTTTATCGATGGCCCGATTGCGATCGCTTTTTTAATTTCTTTTGTGGCAATTCTCCTTTATAGCCTCAAGCGTCTGAAGATACTGATTGAAAAAGAAGAATTACTAGAAAAACATCAGGAAAGCACTGAAAGCCGTACCTCAGAAATTATTACCAATATTAAAACCGTCAAAGCTTTTGCCAGTGAAGCACGTGAATTACAACGCCAGCAGCGAAGATTTGAGCGTGAATATAAATACGTTACCTATCGCATTCATAAAGGTTATGTAGTTTTGGCGACGCAATTGCGAACCAGTATTCAAAGTTGTGTATTTGTAATTTTGCTATTTACTCTTATTGCTACCGTTAGAGGCAATATTTCTCTGGGTCATTTTATTACCACGCTAACGATTTCTAGTATGGCTTATGCCGAACTCGAACCTATTACTTTATTGTCAGAAACTTTTGCCCGTCGTTCGGCAGCAATGAAGCGGTTTCACGATTTTATGCAGCTTCCTGTTGGGACTGATGCCGCTAGTTTAGTATCAGAAGACGTTAGCGATAATCCCTACAAATTTACGGGCAAGCTAGAATTTTCTCATCTCAGCTTTGGTTACGAGCCTCAGCAGCCAATTCTTAAAGAGATCGATTTGCTAATAGAACCATATCAAACTGTAGCTCTAGTCGGTCGTTCTGGTTCGGGAAAATCAACTCTAATTAAATTGCTATTTCGTTATTTTGAACCAGATTGTGGGCGCATCCTTATCGATGGTGAAGATATTCGTAGTTTAGATACTGCTCGTTATCGTCGCCGTTTGGCAATTGTCCATCAAGATGTAGATATTTTTAACGGTACGCTACTTAGTAACCTCACCTATGGCAATCCTACTGTTAGCTGGCAAGAAGTAGAAAGAACCTGTCAAATTGCTAGAGTCAGCGAATTTATCGATCGCTTGCCTCAAAAATACTTTACTGTAGTAGGCGAAAGAGGGGTACGACTTTCAGGTGGACAAAAACAGCGTTTGGGTATTGCTAGGGCTTTACTTGTCGATCCCGATATTTTAGTCTTTGATGAAGCTACTTCCAGTCTAGATTACGAGTCGGAGCGATCGATTCAACTGGCAATGCGATCTATTTTAGGAACTCGCACTACGATTATTATTGCCCATCGCCTCAGTACGGTTCGCGAAGCCGATAAAATTGTCGTTTTAGATGCAGGGCGAATTGTAGAAGTCGGTAGCCATCAAGAATTATTAAATCGCGGTGGTATATATCATCGACTCAATTCTCTACAAGAAACAGGAGAATTACAGTAA
- the trmB gene encoding tRNA (guanosine(46)-N7)-methyltransferase TrmB: protein MPKLRVRQHVNPLTKKFQQPILLPDWNEIYSRSNRPLHLDIGCARGKFLLKLAQLHPETNFLGIEIRQSLVNSANHKKAKLNLSNLHYLFGNINNSAVPILKSFDNDVLKSVTIQFPDPWFKNKHHKRRVVQPDLVKTLSDYLVSGGTIFLQSDIKEVAQEMCDRFAANSLLVRQHQGWLETNPLEVPTERELFVLAQNKPVYRTLFAKA from the coding sequence TTGCCTAAGCTTCGTGTTCGTCAGCATGTCAATCCCCTTACTAAAAAATTTCAACAACCAATATTACTACCAGACTGGAATGAAATTTATTCTCGTTCAAACCGTCCACTTCATTTAGACATTGGCTGTGCTAGAGGTAAATTCTTGCTAAAGTTGGCGCAACTTCACCCAGAAACTAACTTTCTAGGAATTGAAATTCGTCAATCTTTAGTTAATAGTGCCAATCACAAGAAAGCCAAGCTAAATTTGAGCAATTTACATTATCTGTTTGGAAATATCAATAATTCGGCAGTGCCAATCCTAAAATCTTTTGACAACGATGTTTTAAAGTCAGTTACTATTCAATTTCCCGATCCCTGGTTCAAAAACAAACACCACAAACGGCGAGTAGTCCAACCCGATTTAGTTAAGACTCTTTCAGATTATCTAGTTTCGGGCGGAACTATATTTTTACAGTCCGACATTAAAGAAGTAGCTCAAGAAATGTGCGATCGTTTTGCAGCTAATTCTTTGCTGGTTCGCCAACATCAAGGTTGGTTAGAGACTAATCCTTTAGAAGTACCTACTGAAAGAGAACTTTTTGTTCTCGCTCAAAACAAACCTGTGTATCGGACTTTGTTTGCCAAAGCCTAA
- a CDS encoding universal stress protein, whose product MLNKILYADSGADNARDMLKILLDLPALKKSEVSILRVVSSTSKEKEAADNLQSQEEIESLKAKLSQECKVNSLIREGEPKTTVLNVAKETDADLIIMGSRGLGKLQSILSNSISQYVFQLTDRPMLLVKDDIYVKRLKRVAIALDKSPASQYALDMGLFLLQGYRDAEIVLMRVNPDLEPNLAMSKEEMEHNPILAPAVAKVKARGLDYRCIVTGGRPSVKICNLVAENNIDLLILGSPERRPSVAKNLPDLERLLGSSLSDYIRIKADCPVLLARQEE is encoded by the coding sequence ATGCTTAACAAAATTTTATATGCCGACTCTGGAGCCGATAATGCCAGAGATATGCTAAAAATTCTTCTAGATCTACCAGCATTGAAAAAATCAGAAGTATCGATTTTACGAGTTGTTTCTTCTACCAGTAAAGAAAAAGAAGCTGCTGACAATTTACAAAGTCAGGAAGAGATTGAAAGTCTCAAAGCAAAATTGAGCCAAGAGTGTAAAGTTAATAGTTTAATTCGTGAAGGCGAACCTAAAACTACAGTCTTGAATGTGGCTAAAGAAACCGATGCCGATCTGATTATTATGGGTTCGCGTGGTTTAGGTAAGTTGCAGTCAATCTTGAGCAATTCTATTAGTCAATACGTATTTCAGTTGACCGATCGCCCGATGTTGTTAGTCAAAGACGACATTTACGTTAAGCGATTGAAAAGAGTAGCGATCGCTCTAGATAAATCTCCAGCCTCTCAGTATGCTCTCGATATGGGGTTATTTTTGTTACAAGGTTATCGAGATGCAGAAATAGTTTTGATGCGGGTTAATCCCGACCTCGAACCAAATTTAGCTATGTCTAAAGAGGAAATGGAGCATAATCCAATTCTCGCTCCTGCTGTAGCTAAGGTAAAAGCTAGAGGTCTTGACTATCGCTGTATCGTTACGGGCGGTAGACCTTCTGTAAAAATTTGTAATTTGGTAGCTGAAAACAATATTGACTTACTTATTTTGGGTTCTCCCGAACGCCGACCTTCAGTAGCCAAAAATCTACCAGATCTCGAACGTTTATTAGGTAGTTCTCTATCTGACTACATTAGAATTAAGGCTGACTGTCCCGTACTTCTAGCCAGACAAGAAGAATAA
- the ilvB gene encoding biosynthetic-type acetolactate synthase large subunit has protein sequence MVSTSIPKSPQSIDLPQRRTGAFALIDSLRRHGVKHVFGYPGGAILPIYDELYRAEARGEISHILVRHEQAAAHAADGYARATGKVGVCFATSGPGATNLVTGIATAHMDSIPMVAITGQVGRAAIGTDAFQETDIFGITLPIVKNSYVVRHAEDMAQTIAEAFHIASTGRPGPVLVDIPKDVGLEKFDYVPVAPGKIRLSGYRPTVKGNPRQINAALSLISAAEKPLLYVGGGAVASDAHPQIRELAERFQIPVTTTLMGLGAFDEHHSLSVGMLGMHGTAYANFAVSECDLLLAVGARFDDRVTGKLDEFASRAKVIHIDIDPAEVGKNRTPEVPIVGDVRQVLEQMLERARESDYLTDTNRTRPWLQRIANWRKDYPLTAPRPEAGISPQEVIVEIGRQAPRAYYTTDVGQHQMWAAQFLKNGPRRWISSAGLGTMGYGLPAAMGAKVALPEEEVICISGDASFQMNPQELATLTQFGIKVKTVIINNGWQGMVRQWQQAFFGERYSSSNMEIGMPNFELLAQAYGIKGMIISDRGELESKIAEMLAHDGSVLVDVRVTRNENCYPMIAPGKNNAQMLGLPNANKLEGASTTNNCNKCGVENAASHNFCSECGTKL, from the coding sequence GTGGTTTCTACAAGTATTCCCAAAAGTCCACAATCTATCGATCTGCCTCAACGACGTACTGGTGCATTTGCCCTCATTGATAGTCTGCGCCGACACGGAGTCAAACACGTTTTTGGTTATCCAGGCGGTGCTATACTGCCAATTTACGACGAACTTTATCGTGCCGAAGCTAGAGGAGAAATTTCACATATTTTAGTCAGACACGAGCAGGCTGCGGCTCATGCTGCTGATGGCTATGCTCGTGCTACGGGTAAAGTAGGTGTTTGTTTTGCTACTTCAGGTCCTGGGGCGACTAATTTAGTAACGGGTATCGCTACGGCTCACATGGATTCAATTCCTATGGTGGCAATTACGGGACAGGTGGGTCGGGCAGCGATCGGCACCGATGCTTTCCAGGAAACAGATATTTTTGGGATTACTTTACCCATTGTTAAAAACTCTTATGTAGTTCGTCATGCTGAAGATATGGCGCAAACTATTGCCGAAGCTTTTCATATTGCTAGTACGGGTCGTCCTGGTCCAGTATTAGTTGATATTCCCAAAGATGTCGGACTGGAAAAATTTGATTATGTGCCAGTAGCTCCAGGTAAAATTAGATTATCTGGCTATCGTCCTACGGTAAAAGGCAATCCACGTCAAATTAATGCTGCTCTTTCTTTGATTTCAGCAGCAGAAAAACCTTTGCTTTATGTAGGTGGTGGTGCAGTTGCTTCTGATGCTCATCCGCAAATTCGCGAACTGGCAGAACGTTTCCAAATTCCTGTAACTACGACTCTAATGGGACTAGGAGCCTTTGACGAACATCATTCATTATCTGTAGGAATGTTGGGAATGCACGGTACGGCTTACGCTAACTTTGCTGTTAGCGAATGCGACTTATTACTTGCCGTAGGAGCGAGATTTGACGATCGCGTTACTGGTAAGCTAGATGAATTTGCCTCTCGTGCCAAAGTGATTCATATTGATATCGATCCTGCCGAAGTAGGTAAAAATCGCACTCCTGAAGTACCTATTGTAGGAGATGTGCGACAAGTATTAGAGCAAATGCTGGAAAGGGCTAGGGAATCGGACTATTTGACAGACACAAACCGTACTCGTCCCTGGTTGCAACGCATTGCTAACTGGCGAAAAGATTATCCCTTAACTGCCCCTCGACCAGAAGCTGGCATTTCACCTCAAGAAGTAATTGTCGAAATTGGTCGTCAAGCACCCCGCGCCTATTACACTACAGATGTCGGACAGCATCAGATGTGGGCGGCACAGTTTCTAAAAAATGGTCCTCGCCGCTGGATTTCTAGCGCGGGTCTGGGGACTATGGGTTATGGCTTACCTGCAGCTATGGGAGCTAAAGTCGCTCTTCCCGAAGAAGAAGTTATCTGTATCAGCGGCGATGCTAGCTTTCAAATGAATCCGCAAGAACTGGCAACTTTAACCCAATTCGGTATTAAAGTTAAAACCGTAATCATTAATAATGGCTGGCAGGGAATGGTACGTCAATGGCAGCAAGCATTTTTTGGCGAACGTTATTCCTCTTCCAATATGGAAATTGGCATGCCTAACTTTGAACTATTGGCGCAAGCCTACGGCATTAAAGGTATGATAATTAGCGATCGCGGCGAGTTAGAGTCTAAAATTGCTGAAATGCTAGCCCATGATGGTTCGGTTTTAGTTGATGTGCGAGTCACCAGAAATGAAAATTGTTATCCAATGATCGCTCCTGGTAAAAACAATGCACAAATGCTCGGACTGCCTAATGCAAATAAATTAGAAGGAGCAAGCACAACTAACAACTGTAATAAGTGTGGTGTAGAAAATGCTGCTAGCCATAACTTTTGTTCTGAATGCGGCACTAAACTATAG